The following are from one region of the Hyalangium gracile genome:
- a CDS encoding AsmA family protein — MDSPGAGRSRRRLVRITAGVLLVPVALLVLVWGAAVIALHNLGRPWLKQRIVSEVEAATGIQLDYQEARVAVLSGLRLEGLVVHTPAPFRSAAPELLRVGSLEVQWSLGALLSKQPRVERVSVREVALALVADDAGPTSLTGLTGPEAPEPQPVEAPLGASRQLATFLASAPPFGQVEVSGVSLTYVRVRSAEVVERWSLRGLAATVEAKRHDDGWRISASIGQPGTPLPLELSREGAAIPAAQAGLELALSAEAGASAAHARVDLDVSRQTFDPRFTARTLLHGAAAAKFDGEKRHITLELDRTRVTDSAELQAQIVLPDAAEVPPVVTKASAELDLGRLLQLLPADMRPFSIERGKVRLEAQALTLSAMPRLGAQGRLGLDADVAALQRIQGALRVALGSGRVSWVATPDSQQGLAARLTFALQGLDVRGPTTLRVPQASGELKGQQLRPALSSPIQVAGDVSLSGVVEALDVHASGIHATAERLGFQLKAPLAGEPPFALSADVPVGALQVVMADGREVLKGPVRVKLDASETFPRWDEPKLSRGRARLELDVGTMHASLDANKGNDAVAYTLAVETPDLAVARPFLPESVAARIPWKQLAVSLASTGKLASLFSPSPRLEHRTELRLQRPGWDDVSASNVAVVVSSKGDAWRHTGDVDLRVEGLRAGEKDVGAQHQTLALDLDRGKPSLRVVLASHAGLKVALDAALAFDRKASALRVDVKGDLPPDGAVLPLLARAQVPGELDLPRLGLGVELHGTLLGVITDITADGAVRLASEPLRTAGFEGTAVVDASGIRWRQEALFINLPKLHWQVDSHVDGPRRTVRSVVTAEKLGVGLDDRRLSFADLSSDTTATFSEKWEADDIELKQTVKVRSLEQKPALPYPVQDLEGSFSARWKPHGVIHVPDLHLANAGTSTRLRAEGRLDLSDHRRRLAVRGELEQDLSRLAQPGVIESSGKVSVDFRVASPDLVVFRTLSNLLLHDVNLRLPESGIAIEALDGNVPLTENVELTEGGVRLLSDIEVNPYAMLRFADQHPLLSRSGFMSVSRITTPYISIAPLAGNLSINQNVFSMSQLEMGVRGGRITGQCVLDWQGRHSTLEAHVRATGVKSSRGEPFDGNAAVVISGKDRSVNGRAEILRIGNRHLLDLLELEDPHHADPATNRVRYALRVGYPENVRVSFNHGFGSLRITMGGMARLLSVDEIRGIPMGPIIDRVISSLPPLEATP, encoded by the coding sequence ATGGATTCCCCCGGAGCTGGACGATCTCGCAGGCGGTTGGTTCGAATCACCGCGGGCGTGCTCCTGGTCCCCGTGGCGCTCCTCGTGCTGGTGTGGGGCGCGGCGGTCATCGCCCTGCACAACCTCGGTCGCCCCTGGCTGAAACAGCGCATCGTCTCCGAGGTGGAGGCGGCCACGGGCATCCAGCTGGACTACCAGGAGGCCCGGGTCGCCGTGCTCTCGGGGCTGCGGCTGGAAGGGCTCGTGGTGCATACCCCGGCGCCGTTTCGAAGCGCCGCGCCCGAACTGCTGCGCGTCGGCTCGCTGGAGGTGCAGTGGTCGCTCGGCGCTCTCCTGAGCAAGCAGCCAAGGGTGGAGCGGGTGTCGGTGCGGGAGGTGGCCCTCGCCCTGGTCGCCGACGATGCAGGGCCGACGTCCCTCACGGGACTGACGGGGCCGGAAGCGCCGGAGCCTCAGCCTGTCGAAGCGCCGCTCGGAGCCTCCCGGCAGCTCGCGACCTTCCTGGCCTCCGCGCCGCCCTTCGGGCAGGTCGAGGTGTCCGGCGTGTCGTTGACCTATGTCCGCGTCCGGAGCGCTGAAGTCGTCGAGCGCTGGTCCTTGCGTGGGCTCGCGGCCACGGTCGAGGCGAAGCGGCACGATGATGGATGGAGAATCTCCGCGAGCATCGGCCAGCCGGGTACGCCGCTTCCCCTGGAGCTGAGCCGGGAAGGCGCGGCCATTCCGGCGGCCCAGGCCGGGCTGGAGCTGGCCCTCTCCGCGGAGGCAGGGGCATCGGCTGCGCATGCGCGGGTGGACCTGGACGTCTCGCGACAGACGTTCGATCCACGGTTCACCGCTCGCACCCTGCTGCACGGCGCGGCCGCAGCGAAGTTCGATGGCGAGAAGCGGCACATCACCCTCGAGCTGGACCGCACCCGGGTGACCGACAGCGCCGAGCTGCAAGCCCAGATAGTGCTTCCGGATGCGGCGGAGGTTCCTCCCGTCGTGACGAAGGCCTCGGCGGAGCTGGATCTCGGACGGCTGCTGCAGCTGCTCCCCGCCGACATGCGGCCCTTCTCCATCGAGCGAGGCAAGGTGCGGCTGGAAGCCCAGGCGCTCACGCTCAGCGCCATGCCGCGGCTGGGCGCCCAGGGCCGGCTCGGGCTGGACGCCGATGTCGCGGCGCTCCAGCGGATTCAAGGCGCTCTTCGGGTGGCACTCGGGAGTGGACGCGTCTCCTGGGTGGCGACCCCGGACTCCCAGCAGGGACTGGCCGCTCGGCTCACCTTCGCGCTCCAGGGGCTCGACGTCAGGGGGCCCACCACGCTTCGTGTCCCCCAGGCCTCCGGAGAGCTGAAGGGGCAGCAGCTGCGGCCAGCGCTCTCCTCGCCCATCCAGGTGGCCGGGGATGTGTCTCTGTCCGGAGTGGTGGAGGCGTTGGACGTCCATGCCTCCGGCATTCATGCGACAGCGGAGCGCCTGGGGTTTCAGCTCAAGGCGCCCCTGGCGGGAGAGCCGCCCTTCGCCCTGAGCGCGGATGTGCCCGTGGGGGCGCTCCAGGTGGTGATGGCGGATGGCCGAGAGGTGCTGAAGGGCCCCGTGCGCGTGAAGCTCGATGCGTCGGAGACATTCCCCCGGTGGGATGAGCCGAAGCTCAGTCGGGGGCGCGCCCGTCTGGAGCTCGACGTGGGAACGATGCACGCGTCGCTGGATGCCAACAAAGGGAACGACGCCGTGGCGTACACCCTGGCCGTCGAGACTCCGGACCTCGCGGTGGCGCGGCCCTTCCTCCCCGAGTCGGTCGCCGCGCGCATCCCCTGGAAGCAGCTGGCCGTGAGCCTGGCCTCCACGGGCAAGCTGGCGTCGCTCTTCTCCCCCTCGCCACGGCTGGAGCACCGGACGGAGCTGCGCCTGCAGCGGCCGGGATGGGACGACGTGTCGGCCAGCAACGTCGCCGTCGTGGTGAGCTCGAAGGGAGATGCCTGGCGGCATACGGGCGACGTGGACCTTCGAGTCGAAGGGCTGCGCGCCGGTGAGAAGGACGTGGGGGCTCAGCACCAGACGCTGGCGCTGGACCTCGACCGTGGAAAGCCGTCGCTGCGGGTGGTGCTCGCCAGCCACGCAGGGCTGAAGGTCGCTCTCGACGCCGCGCTGGCGTTCGACCGGAAAGCCAGCGCGCTGCGCGTGGATGTGAAGGGCGACCTTCCGCCCGACGGTGCCGTGTTGCCTCTCCTGGCCAGGGCGCAGGTGCCCGGGGAGCTGGACCTCCCGCGGCTCGGGCTGGGCGTCGAGCTGCATGGCACGCTGCTCGGTGTCATCACGGACATCACCGCGGATGGAGCCGTGCGGCTGGCCTCGGAGCCGCTTCGGACCGCCGGCTTCGAGGGGACGGCGGTGGTGGATGCGAGCGGCATCCGCTGGAGGCAGGAGGCCTTGTTCATCAACCTGCCCAAGCTGCACTGGCAGGTCGATTCGCACGTCGATGGGCCACGGCGAACCGTCCGCAGCGTGGTGACGGCCGAGAAGCTCGGTGTGGGCCTGGACGATCGCCGGCTGTCCTTCGCCGACCTGTCCAGCGACACCACCGCCACCTTCTCCGAGAAGTGGGAAGCGGACGACATCGAGCTGAAGCAGACCGTGAAGGTCCGCTCCCTCGAGCAGAAGCCGGCGCTGCCCTATCCGGTGCAGGACCTGGAAGGCTCGTTCTCCGCTCGCTGGAAGCCCCATGGCGTCATCCACGTCCCGGATCTGCACCTGGCCAACGCGGGCACCAGCACCCGGCTGAGAGCCGAAGGCCGGCTCGACCTCAGCGACCACCGGCGCCGCCTGGCCGTCCGAGGCGAGCTGGAGCAGGACCTGTCCAGGCTCGCGCAGCCCGGCGTCATCGAGAGCAGCGGCAAGGTCTCGGTCGACTTCCGGGTGGCCTCGCCCGATCTGGTGGTCTTCCGGACCCTCTCCAACCTGCTCCTCCATGATGTGAACCTGCGGCTGCCCGAGTCGGGGATCGCCATCGAGGCGCTCGACGGCAACGTGCCGCTGACCGAGAACGTGGAGCTCACCGAAGGCGGGGTGCGGCTGCTGAGCGACATCGAAGTGAACCCGTACGCGATGCTGCGCTTCGCCGACCAGCACCCCTTGCTCTCTCGCAGTGGATTCATGTCGGTGAGCCGCATCACCACGCCGTACATCTCGATCGCGCCCCTGGCCGGCAACCTGTCCATCAACCAGAACGTGTTCTCCATGAGCCAGCTGGAGATGGGCGTCCGGGGTGGGCGCATCACCGGGCAGTGCGTGCTGGATTGGCAGGGACGTCACTCCACCCTGGAGGCGCACGTGCGGGCGACCGGTGTGAAGTCGTCCCGGGGCGAGCCCTTCGACGGCAACGCCGCCGTGGTCATCTCCGGCAAGGATCGCAGCGTCAACGGGCGCGCGGAGATCCTGCGCATCGGCAACCGACACCTGCTCGATCTGCTCGAGCTCGAGGATCCGCACCACGCCGATCCCGCCACCAACCGCGTCCGCTACGCGCTGCGGGTGGGCTACCCGGAGAACGTGCGGGTGAGCTTCAACCACGGCTTCGGCAGCCTGCGCATCACCATGGGAGGCATGGCCCGGCTGCTCAGCGTCGACGAGATCCGGGGCATCCCCATGGGCCCCATTATCGACCGCGTCATCAGCTCCTTGCCCCCCCTGGAGGCCACGCCATGA
- a CDS encoding DUF1318 domain-containing protein, giving the protein MKHPGLLLLAALVSAGCIRAPEIVMVDRATALEEQAAGSFKDVEQRLARAAMSPTPVPFTPNQLEELGLQPTALVENMGKTQADRVDELLRRHCVGEGRDGLLVDTRRRCQAGRLTADDVALMERVNRARLQLWQWMRTVRPHVPEESLRRGWQQVHAEGVVCGGWVEAEDGTWGEKKC; this is encoded by the coding sequence ATGAAACACCCCGGGTTGCTGCTGCTCGCCGCCCTCGTCTCCGCCGGGTGCATCCGCGCCCCGGAGATCGTCATGGTCGATCGCGCGACGGCGCTCGAGGAGCAGGCCGCCGGCTCGTTCAAGGACGTGGAGCAGCGGCTCGCTCGCGCGGCCATGAGCCCGACGCCGGTGCCGTTCACGCCCAACCAATTGGAGGAGCTGGGCCTGCAGCCCACGGCGCTGGTCGAGAACATGGGCAAGACCCAGGCGGACCGCGTCGACGAGCTGCTGCGGCGCCACTGCGTGGGCGAGGGGAGGGACGGGCTGCTGGTGGACACCCGGCGCCGCTGCCAGGCTGGGCGCCTGACGGCCGATGACGTCGCCCTGATGGAGCGGGTGAACCGGGCCCGGCTGCAGCTGTGGCAGTGGATGCGGACGGTCCGCCCCCATGTGCCCGAGGAGTCGCTGCGCCGCGGCTGGCAGCAGGTCCACGCGGAAGGGGTGGTGTGCGGCGGCTGGGTGGAGGCCGAGGACGGCACCTGGGGAGAGAAGAAGTGCTGA